The Ptiloglossa arizonensis isolate GNS036 chromosome 4, iyPtiAriz1_principal, whole genome shotgun sequence genome contains the following window.
TTAaaggtatatatttttataagatTCAATGTAAAGCTCATAGAAAAACTCTTTTGGAGGATAAAATATCAGTATTACGTGATAATGGAACGTATGTAAATGACGTCTACGACAAACGATTTCTACAGAGACGTCGATCACAAAAGGGTAGGGATCCACCTATTTTATAAATCACAGGGGACATAGAGAACAGTTACGCGGTGATCAGGTCGTGAAATAGGTGTGCATCATGCAGtcttaaatttgaaattattccaaaacAAATAAAGAGAGAATGTAcatgaaattttcaaagtttaaatTATCCTAAAAaggataattatattatattatccaTTATATTATCTTAAACAGATttaattgatttaattaaaaaaagaatcgagcaAAGCTTAAATCACAATTCGTCGAATTCCATTCATTTATtaatagaataaatttatttttaggtACAACGGAGattaagaatttttcttttaagcGGAGgtgatttcgaacgaatttctcgtCGCGATGACATCGAACGTTTTATTGTTCTTGTGTTTCAGTACGCTCTATTTAACTCGGTGTGATGCAAGCAATACGGAACTCTGTAAGTATTAATAAGAAGGTAATACCTTCTTCTATTCGCATACTTTGCAATTATGAAACATGGTCAAATTTTGAATCGAATAAAGCGAACCATGCCGTCGTTTTCCACTTTCGTAGACGCAAATACAACGAACGACGGAGACGTTACGGAAACGCAACACGCTACATGTAAAATCACAACCGAGGAATTGGTGGCTAGCGCACGTGCCACTGTCACGAGAGTACTCACCGGAGCTTGTAGCGCGagtgagaaattatttttcgcgaaTCTCTGGTCCatcaacgataaataaaaagtaatttttacgTTGAAAAGTAATTTAATCATCTTTCAGAAACGATGGACGAGAAACTGCAATCACTGGAGAGAAACCTGACCCTAGAACTGGAGAAAATTAAAACGATCCTTTACACGGTTTTGCAAAATAAAAGAGACACCGCAAGGTTATCGAAAACACCGTGCGACGAGAAATTAAACCACAACGATCACCCCGTAGACGATACCAAAAATGGTAATCCGTCACCGAGGCAGCCAGAGATCGACAAGACCAACGGTGTCGTTCAGGAAATTTTTCCAATAAACGGTACGTCTGTTAATCGATTGCATAACGTATTCGTGATAAAGGTATGCTAGAAATCGAGGATCCCAATGGTTGATTCGTTATGCAATTAAAGGGATTGCGCGATTGCAATAATGAACAAGGTGAAAATATAGCTATACTGACGGTGTTTTAATATGTTCAGGGTCTACGAGCGTCTTTTTTTACTACTGGCAAATAAAGAATTTCAGCGAGAAGCTCGCCAGTTGGAGAACCGCTCGTTTCGAACGTAGTGAGACGTTTTACGTCGGCCAAAATGGATACGCCATGTACATCAAGGTTACACCGCGACATTCTGATGATACTGTCTTCATAAGCGTTGGACTGACCCGTGGTCGTCACGATTTCATTCTTAGATGGCCGTTTCCCCATAAGATGCGCCTAGAGGTAATAGCATCGTCGAACACGATTTTGCGTGAATCGTTGTTCCTGAGCGGAAGAATCTTACCCGTGAATTTTCCATTGGAACGACAGTTTATTCGTAGAtagacatttatttatttatccattACGTAAAGGATAACGCGATCTTTTAGCTGTGAGAGTTACACGTAGCACTACGTAATGTACCAGAGTGCACTGCGTACAGATacgtaataaaaataacaatatttttatttacataacGAAAAAGTGTTCGAACGATGCCCTGATTCTTAATAATAAAACAACTGTCTGTAAAAAGACCGTGTAGTGATCACAATTGGTATTTAGGTTTTAGATCATTCGCCGGAGCAATCGCGACAGGATCGACGTTCACGGTTTTGGGATCCGTCGTTGCTCTGCTCGGAATATTTCTGGAGCCGTCCAAAATTAACTGGAGAACCGGACAACCCCGACTGCGTTGGACTGAGCGTTTCGCGACAAGTTTTCTTTGCGAAGCTACCGTTTTCGAATAACATGAGGTACCTTTGGAACGGGAGCGTCACCATAAAGCTGACAGTCTTGCTCTAGAGGAGTGTCACGATAAAGTTAACATTACATTCTTCCTCGAACCAAATGTCTCTTAACAGATTGAACGCTACGGTGGTAACGAGTGGCCGACGCACCAAAATTACAACGATTCTTTAAAACGTTCACAAGACACGAACTCTAACGCTTGtgaacttttaaatagcattacTCTCGTTAGTAAGGCTAcaaaataacaagaacgtcgacaaattatcgaatatttctttttacactacggtttgaacaaatatcgtggACAATCATAAATATGGAACACCGGCGTGGCGGTCAACTTGTTAAATACGAGGTATTCGTTGTTCCATGTGTAGAACAATAAGCGTAAGTGACCAATTAAAGGATACGTGGGTAACAATAACACGTTACGTTCTACTTATACCAGAgtcgctttttttttattaatatccaTCCGACTTTTAACAAAGGTGCAAGCAACTTCGCGCAACGAAACGCGTCTAATCGCGTTGTTTGTCGTCTAACACACACGAATAAATTCATGTAACGAACGAAGACGGAACGTGTAaccgaaaaaatttattttccttttatgTTCACCCGATTATGGCGTAACGGAGATATATGAGCGCACCGTTTGTGCATTCGAGCGTCGGATGTTACTCCAAAGAAGTTGATGGCACGTCGAGCCTCTTGTGAAGCGGCATTTTTCCGGACAGATACACCTGCGGGACCTCGGACAATTGATACTCGTTCGAGTCACGATCGATTGTGCTACGGATGTTCTGAGAAGCGGCTCTCAGCAACGCTCTGTAGAGAACAAGAGGGAGTCGAACGCTGCTCCCGGCTTCCAACTCCTGGGAGGACGTAGGATTTTCCTGGAAATTCCTCTTTTCTCCGCAGCCTGTGAACAATTTCAACGGTTTCGATGTCATTTCGACGCTGACGCGTTCCTACCCTCGTCGTACCACGCTTAGTTCTTTTCAGACCCAGAGAGACGTTCATATTGCTCAATTGTACCGTCGACTTTCCTTAGATATTAAAAAAGGGTCGATAAAATggaatttctattcgaaataCTTGCGCGAGCAAGATGAAGTTATGGGTCAGTTTGGACCCATGCCTCTCCCGCGGTATTGTTAGTATTAACACTAGAAATAACATTAGTACTTTGACGTACTCTTACTTATACCGGATCACATTTCTCCAAATTAGAAAGGAAACAGGAAAATTCATTCACGAATATAATTTGTCTTTAATAACGGCTTTTGATAACTGTCATCGAACATTGCGGGCAAATcagcgttaataatcgagttgtTTCTAGAAGAAGCTCGAAACAGGGCAGATTGTTTCCTTCGATGGCTAtagtttcacgaaaaaaaaaaaaaaagaaagcattcACTCACCGGTGAAAGCATTGCAAAACGGTCTCTTCAGCTTGAGCGAGTCGTCTGTCGTGAGGGTGTCGAACAATCGTTGCTGGATCTGAAAATCCGAGTCCAATGTTGATAAATAATCAAAACGGCGATCACGGTGCCACAAATCACTGTACCTTGCTTTGAGACTTCTCGGAGTGTGCCATTTTCACGATGCACCCGAACACCAAAGCGCAGCAGACGTAGTTGATTGCCTGCGTAAGTGAAAAGGATTCGTGATTCGatcggtttaaaaaaaaaaaagaaaaaaagaagaaacaggttGAAAAGTTTATTCAACTTttccccgattaaaacggtcgtCGTCACTGTTCCGTGAAACGAAGCAGTTGACGAGGAACGCTAATGAAAACGCTTTAAAATCCACAACGAAATCTCGATAATTACGGGGGGCACGCGGGTAATTTCTAATAAGCACGGTGGTTATATAAGGATCACACGCGAAGCTTTCGAACATGTTAACTGTTGTAATCTGCTTATGACTATAATCAGGTTTGTACTGCGGTTAATTAATGTCCAACGATACTGCTGGTCGATCGTTCCTTCGAGCGGTGCGTTCGTCATCCGAGAAAATAATGATTTTCCAGCGGGGGCGACGATCAATTCGAAACAGGGAAAAACACAACGTTATCGATAGGAGAAATTAACAAAACGACTTTACAATGTAATCGCGACcaagattcgtttcttttttcgcgttaCTTTTACCGTGGCAGTTACACCTGTTAAAAATCGCTATAGACAATTTTAAACATAATTATATTGCCGATAAAGAatgtaaattgaaaaacaatgtAGCTCTTCGAGAGGCTGTCAACCCAAGAGTCGATACCGCGACAATAATACAATCCTTAAAATAACGGATCCTTAATTTTGCACTACTCAATGGAAGTTGcttggaaaaattgtattcgagtGGAATCTAATTTCTAGACAGATAA
Protein-coding sequences here:
- the LOC143145739 gene encoding uncharacterized protein LOC143145739, with protein sequence MTSNVLLFLCFSTLYLTRCDASNTELYANTTNDGDVTETQHATCKITTEELVASARATVTRVLTGACSAKTMDEKLQSLERNLTLELEKIKTILYTVLQNKRDTARLSKTPCDEKLNHNDHPVDDTKNGNPSPRQPEIDKTNGVVQEIFPINGSTSVFFYYWQIKNFSEKLASWRTARFERSETFYVGQNGYAMYIKVTPRHSDDTVFISVGLTRGRHDFILRWPFPHKMRLEVLDHSPEQSRQDRRSRFWDPSLLCSEYFWSRPKLTGEPDNPDCVGLSVSRQVFFAKLPFSNNMRYLWNGSVTIKLTVLL
- the LOC143145741 gene encoding uncharacterized protein LOC143145741 produces the protein MKAINYVCCALVFGCIVKMAHSEKSQSKIQQRLFDTLTTDDSLKLKRPFCNAFTGCGEKRNFQENPTSSQELEAGSSVRLPLVLYRALLRAASQNIRSTIDRDSNEYQLSEVPQVYLSGKMPLHKRLDVPSTSLE